In Sphingomonas sp. G-3-2-10, a single window of DNA contains:
- a CDS encoding asparagine synthetase B: MSALAGVWSFGGSDAGARCRRVLDAQRIYGPDASDLRDDGAVAMGRNLFETLPEDRFDAQPLRSGDGQYLLVADVRLDDRTGLAEALGIDPGDAGRMCDAAFVLAAWERWRGDCFDYLYGDYAFAVWDSERAELTLARDAMGGRPLHYHRGGDFVAFASMPKGLHALAEIPYAPDEERALEFLALLPETGPRSFFVGIDRVEPGHVVTIGRNGIETRRHWQPDTTPLTLADEEAYAEVLRGHFDRAVAARLRGSERAVGAHLSAGLDSSAVATTAARLMAGAGGQVTAFTSVPRKGYDGPLPANAIGDESELAALTAAMHPNIEHVLVRPDARNVLDDLDRDFFLFERPLANAHVQQFWKRINVAAAERKLRVVLHGTMGNLSISYDGIHLFGELAAKRRFLRLFREGRALVKAKRGRWTGVLAQAFGEKIPRRLWVALRRWREGATIDIGTYTAIRPDRLAAMIERGAERGFDTAMRRRADGVAARLRTLHRIDMGNNGKGWIAGWGIDMRDPTADRRLIEYCLRVPTEQFLVKGEFRAMARRAFADRIPARVIAERRKGRQVIDWHEGLSGARARLREEIDRLEQVPEAVAALDLDRMRRLVDAWPEDGWESQQAAVDYRFALLRGVVSGQFMRKATRSNA; encoded by the coding sequence ATGTCGGCGCTGGCGGGAGTCTGGAGTTTCGGCGGATCGGATGCAGGCGCGCGGTGCCGCCGCGTCCTCGACGCCCAGCGCATCTACGGCCCCGATGCGAGCGACCTGCGCGACGACGGCGCGGTCGCGATGGGCCGCAATCTCTTCGAGACGCTGCCCGAGGATCGCTTCGACGCGCAGCCGCTGCGCAGCGGCGATGGACAATACCTGCTGGTCGCCGATGTGCGGCTCGACGATCGCACGGGGCTGGCCGAGGCGCTCGGGATCGATCCGGGCGATGCGGGCCGGATGTGCGACGCGGCATTCGTGCTGGCGGCGTGGGAACGCTGGCGGGGCGATTGCTTCGACTACCTGTATGGCGACTATGCCTTTGCGGTGTGGGACAGCGAGCGGGCGGAACTGACGCTCGCGCGCGATGCGATGGGCGGGCGGCCGCTACATTATCACCGCGGCGGCGATTTCGTGGCGTTCGCGTCGATGCCCAAGGGCCTGCACGCGCTGGCCGAAATTCCCTATGCCCCGGACGAGGAGCGGGCGCTCGAATTCCTCGCACTGCTTCCCGAGACCGGGCCACGCAGCTTCTTTGTCGGGATCGACCGGGTCGAGCCTGGGCATGTCGTCACGATTGGCCGGAACGGGATCGAGACGCGGCGGCATTGGCAGCCCGACACGACGCCGCTGACGCTTGCCGACGAGGAAGCCTATGCCGAAGTACTGCGCGGGCATTTCGATCGCGCGGTCGCGGCGCGGCTGCGGGGCAGCGAGCGCGCGGTGGGTGCGCATCTGAGCGCGGGGCTGGACAGTTCGGCGGTGGCGACGACCGCCGCGCGGCTGATGGCCGGCGCGGGCGGGCAGGTGACGGCCTTCACCTCGGTGCCGCGCAAGGGCTATGACGGACCGCTGCCCGCCAACGCGATCGGCGACGAGAGCGAACTGGCGGCGCTGACCGCGGCGATGCATCCCAATATCGAGCACGTGCTGGTGCGCCCCGACGCGCGCAACGTGCTGGACGATCTGGATCGGGACTTCTTCCTGTTCGAACGGCCGCTGGCCAATGCGCATGTCCAGCAATTCTGGAAGCGGATCAACGTGGCGGCGGCCGAGCGGAAGCTGCGCGTGGTGCTGCATGGCACGATGGGCAATCTTTCGATCAGCTATGACGGGATCCACCTGTTTGGCGAACTGGCTGCGAAACGGCGGTTTCTGCGCCTGTTCCGCGAGGGCCGCGCGCTGGTGAAGGCGAAACGCGGGCGCTGGACGGGCGTGCTGGCCCAGGCGTTCGGCGAGAAGATCCCGCGCCGGCTATGGGTTGCGCTGCGGCGATGGCGGGAAGGGGCGACGATCGACATCGGCACCTATACCGCGATCCGGCCGGACCGGCTCGCCGCGATGATCGAGCGGGGCGCCGAACGCGGGTTCGACACCGCGATGCGCAGGCGAGCGGACGGGGTGGCGGCGCGGCTGCGTACGCTGCACCGGATCGACATGGGCAATAACGGCAAGGGCTGGATCGCGGGCTGGGGGATCGACATGCGCGATCCGACGGCGGACCGGCGGCTGATCGAATATTGTCTGCGGGTGCCGACGGAACAGTTTCTGGTGAAGGGCGAGTTCCGCGCGATGGCGCGGCGTGCCTTCGCCGACCGTATTCCCGCCCGCGTGATCGCCGAGCGGCGCAAGGGGCGGCAGGTGATCGACTGGCATGAAGGGCTGAGCGGCGCGCGCGCGCGGCTGCGCGAGGAGATCGATCGGCTGGAGCAGGTGCCCGAAGCGGTGGCCGCGCTCGATCTGGACCGTATGCGGCGGCTGGTGGACGCCTGGCCGGAAGACGGCTGGGAAAGCCAGCAGGCGGCGGTGGACTATCGCTTCGCGCTGCTGCGCGGCGTGGTCAGTGGCCAGTTCATGCGCAAGGCGACGCGCAGCAACGCCTGA